The following are encoded together in the Coffea arabica cultivar ET-39 chromosome 1c, Coffea Arabica ET-39 HiFi, whole genome shotgun sequence genome:
- the LOC113728657 gene encoding uncharacterized protein, giving the protein MELMIILLAVSLFLQGALGELVCEDLPIKMCSFAVASSGKRCSLETYAAKDGKIGLQCRSSEILASDNIHEHIEKDECISACGVSRKTVGISSDNLFQPRHTHKICSPKCQHNCLNIVDLYSNLALAEGLYLPGVCKKALESGSRQEMSEIGSSEIAPSNTSAMVNNNNTQAYATAHLNVS; this is encoded by the exons ATGGAATTGATGATCATCCTCCTCGCAGTTTCTCTTTTCCTACAAGGAGCTCTAG GTGAATTGGTATGCGAGGATCTGCCAATAAAAATGTGCTCATTCGCGGTGGCATCCTCCGGAAAGCGATGCTCGTTAGAGACCTATGCAGCCAAGGATGGGAAGATTGGATTGCAGTGCAGGAGTTCTGAAATACTTGCAAGCGACAATATTCATGAACATATTGAGAAGGATGAGTGCATTAGCGCATGCGGCGTTAGTAGGAAAACTGTTGGCATCTCTTCTGACAACCTCTTCCAGCCTCGACACACTCACAAAATTTGCTCACCCAAGTGTCAACACAATTGCCTAAACATTGTTGATCTGTACAGCAATTTGGCTCTTGCAGAAG gATTGTACCTACCAGGAGTGTGCAAGAAGGCATTGGAAAGTGGTTCACGGCAAGAAATGAGTGAGATTGGAAGCTCCGAAATAGCTCCTTCAA ATACTTCTGCAATGGTGAACAACAACAACACCCAAGCTTATGCAACAGCTCATCTCAATGTATCATGA